One Drosophila santomea strain STO CAGO 1482 chromosome X, Prin_Dsan_1.1, whole genome shotgun sequence DNA segment encodes these proteins:
- the LOC120457384 gene encoding ras-responsive element-binding protein 1 has product MLAAQQQQQQQQHNSSTAESEMERQRRDSTTSESSLEHLDLGRTPKKLGGNSGSTQTTSTPHELTTVASSRKRKLRHLQLNHHQQQHSELLSDEDESAAAEEDEEEDDDQVTALGSQSLGRHKQRRSGGASTQASIVVDYSGGDASSLRKKFRLNRSAASLSESGFVDASSTTGHSGYLGNSSSSTTNTTATTAGAVAPSSVGGAAITPASSSSSSGSSSSGGSGGSSPQGLCLSSGESGIGAGDEHMKYLCPICEVVSATPHEFTNHIRCHNYANGDTENFTCRICSKVLSSASSLDRHVLVHTGERPFNCRYCHLTFTTNGNMHRHMRTHKQHQVAQSQSQQQQQQSQQQQSQQQRRQQQHQQSLSQQQQQQNPAQQQLVASTLSGRAESYESDASCSTDTSSGHSHSRSSSSLNNNNNNNNSHKTNNNLKDLEELELPAEDQDAENKQRRLKTTINNNIIDSEQQQQQQQQEDVDDEEEADDADVAMLTSTPDVATLLAGASASGAASRSPSPSPPASPALLLSCPACGAADFETLPALCAHLDARHSDIPAKCRDCEVIFASHRQLQAHCCRLPSGLPPLLGASSSPLHNEEPEDEGHGGDDEELEQKDRIACQSEDFFHQLYLKQKTANGGGGGAISHPPSPIKHEPADSKDLADIQSILNMTSSSSSFLRNFEQSVNTPSSSQYSLDGRDQEEEAQDAFTSEFRRMKLRGEFPCKLCAAVFPNLRALKGHNRVHLGAVGPAGPFRCNMCPYAVCDKAALVRHMRTHNGDRPYECAVCNYAFTTKANCERHLRNRHGKTSREEVKRAIVYHPAEDAGCEDGKSRLGEDLADMSFRSISPTPPPPPVNESSSQLKHMLLGENPLAPVTQQPPLKIQVKSLDQLVDKKPSAPAPQQQQQQEKSGAALDFSMDVLDLSKKPTGGASLTPAVTPTPTPAAVVPVAPGGVGTPDLAAAIEQQQLLLAQQQLFGAGGEYMQQIFRSLMFQSQTPGFPFFPFMAPPPPQANPEKPPLVSPPSRLNPMPVGVGVGVPVPPGGPVKMVIKNGVLMPKQKQRRYRTERPFACEHCSARFTLRSNMERHVKQQHPQFYAQRQRSGHHVMRGRGASSAAAAAAAAAAAAAAAMGGPGSSGSGSNHHHGHGHGSHGHAPISEQVKYAILAQQLKAHKNTDLLQQALAHGSSSVAGNPLLHFGYPLTNPSPLHNGSQGNGQATAMDDDEPKLIIDEDENEHDHEMEAEAEDVDDFEEDEDEEEMDEPEDEPELILDEQPAEKEAEEEQELPKPLDLLASKEAAQKMAETILEQAIKAGKPSTPPPAKENAPPANPIVATTMQEPATTPPSSNASSLKTMIAQAESVGKSLKEVASSPFKDESQDLVPVAKLVDNATSQNMGFNSYFRPSDVANHMEQSDEEGLVASGSASESNNSGTEDVTSSSSSSEPKKKSAYSLAPNRVSCPYCQRMFPWSSSLRRHILTHTGQKPFKCSHCPLLFTTKSNCDRHLLRKHGNVESAMSVYVPTEDVSEPIPVPKSVEEIELEEQRRRQEAEREKELELERERELERERERELERERELEKEKERERQQLIQKLAAQMNAAAAAAAVAAANGSGSGNASGANGPASGAIGDAMAGGDLPYKCHLCEGSFGERVQCLEHIKLAHAHEFALLVAKGAIENEPLEANPHQQQQHQQAVHSDDEAANGVNRGKYPDYSNRKVICAFCVRRFWSTEDLRRHMRTHSGERPFQCDICLRKFTLKHSMLRHMKKHSGRAHNGDTPGSDCSDDEQVSSPPSTPLPTVQHNTPAGANNNNSCHNNNNNTNNNNNNNNNNNKLGLKLHDLLDKASEWRASRLGEHKENMGEATPSGAAVAGSDLIGNLLGISDQGILNKLLSSADEAAKLLGVDNK; this is encoded by the exons ATGCTCGccgcacagcagcaacagcagcagcagcagcacaacagcagcacagCGGAGTCGGAAATGGAGCGTCAGCGGCGGGACTCGACCACATCGGAGTCCTCGCTGGAGCACCTGGATCTGGGCCGCACGCCTAAGAAACTGGGCGGCAACAGTGGCTCCACACAGACCACATCCACGCCACATGAGCTGACGACGGTGGCGTCGTCGCGCAAGCGTAAACTTCGCCACTTGCAACTGAAtcaccaccaacagcagcactCGGAACTGCTGAGCGATGAGGACGAGTcagcggcggcggaggaggacgaggaggaggatgacgACCAGGTGACCGCCTTGGGATCGCAAAGTCTGGGACGGCACAAGCAGCGGCGCAGTGGTGGCGCCTCCACCCAGGCCTCCATTGTGGTGGACTACAGCGGTGGCGATGCCAGTTCGCTGCGCAAGAAATTCCGTCTAAATCGCTCGGCGGCCAGTCTCTCGGAATCGGGATTCGTGGACGCCAGCAGCACCACTGGCCACAGTGGCTATTTGGGTaacagtagcagcagcacaaCCAACACCACTGCCACCACTGCTGGTGCAGTGGCTCCTTCTTCAGTTGGCGGAGCAGCGATCACGCCAgcatccagcagcagcagcagtggcagcagcagcagtggcggATCCGGTGGCTCCTCGCCACAGGGTCTGTGCCTGTCCAGCGGCGAATCGGGCATCGGTGCCGGCGACGAGCACATGAAATACCTTTGCCCCATCTGCGAGGTGGTCTCGGCTACGCCGCACGAGTTCACCAATCACATCCGGTGCCACAACTACGCCAACGGCGATACGGAGAACTTCACCTGCCGCATTTGCTCCAAG GTGCTATCCTCGGCTTCATCCCTGGACAGACACGTGCTGGTGCACACGGGCGAGCGGCCCTTCAACTGCCGCTACTGCCACCTGACGTTCACCACCAATGGCAACATGCACCGCCACATGCGTACCCATAAGCAGCATCAGGTTGcacagtcgcagtcgcagcagcagcaacagcagtcgcagcagcaacagtcacagcagcagcggcgacagcagcaacatcagcagtcactgtcgcagcagcagcagcagcagaatccCGCCCAGCAGCAACTGGTGGCCAGCACGTTATCCGGACGAGCGGAGAGCTACGAGAGCGATGCCAGCTGCTCCACGGACACGTCCAGTGGACATAGTcacagtcgcagcagcagttccctcaacaacaacaataacaacaacaactcgCACAAGACTAACAACAACCTGAAGGACTTGGAGGAGTTGGAGCTGCCGGCCGAGGATCAGGATGCGGAGAACAAGCAGCGTCGCCTGAAGACCACCATCAATAACAACATCATTGACagtgagcagcagcagcagcagcagcagcaggaggatgtggacgatgaggaggaggcCGACGATGCGGATGTGGCCATGTTGACCAGCACACCCGATGTCGCCACACTTTTGGCCGGAGCCAGTGCATCCGGCGCCGCCTCGCGTTCCCCCTCACCATCGCCACCCGCCTCGCCGGCCTTGCTGCTCAGCTGTCCCGCCTGCGGAGCCGCCGATTTCGAGACCCTGCCCGCTCTGTGCGCCCATTTGGATGCGAGGCACTCGGACATACCAGCCAAGTGTCGCGACTGCGAGGTGATCTTCGCCAGCCATCGTCAGCTGCAGGCGCACTGTTGTCGCTTGCCCAGTGGCCTACCGCCGCTGCTCGGTGCCAGCAGTTCGCCATTGCACAACGAGGAGCCGGAGGATGAGGGGCACGGCGGCGACGACGAGGAACTCGAGCAGAAGGATAGAATAGCGTGTCAGAGCGAGGACTTCTTCCACCAGCTGTATCTAAAGCAGAAGACAGCAAATGGTGGTGGGGGCGGTGCCATCTCGCATCCGCCATCTCCCATCAAACATGAGCCGGCGGACAGCAAGGATCTGGCCGATATCCAGAGCATACTGAACATGaccagctccagttccagtttccTGCGCAACTTTGAGCAGTCGGTGAACACGCCCAGTTCGAGTCAGTACAGCCTGGACGGCAGGGATCAGGAGGAAGAGGCCCAGGACGCCTTCACCTCGGAGTTCCGACGCATGAAGCTGCGCGGCGAGTTCCCCTGCAAGCTGTGCGCCGCCGTGTTCCCCAATCTTCGCGCCCTCAAGGGCCACAATCGGGTGCATCTGGGTGCAGTGGGTCCCGCCGGACCATTTCGCTGCAACATGTGTCCCTATGCCGTTTGCGACAAGGCCGCCCTGGTACGGCACATGCGCACCCACAACGGCGATCGTCCGTACGAGTGCGCCGTGTGCAACTACGCCTTCACCACCAAGGCGAACTGTGAGCGCCACCTGAGGAATCGCCATGGCAAGACCAGTCGCGAGGAGGTCAAGCGCGCCATTGTCTACCATCCGGCGGAGGATGCTGGCTGCGAGGATGGCAAATCCCGCCTGGGCGAAGACCTGGCGGACATGAGTTTCCGTTCGATCAGCCCAacgccaccaccgccgcctgTGAATGAGAGCAGCTCCCAGCTGAAGCACATGCTTCTCGGCGAGAATCCCCTAGCTCCGGTCACCCAACAGCCGCCGCTGAAGATTCAGGTAAAGAGTCTCGACCAATTGGTGGACAAGAAGCCATCGGCACCAGCTccccagcaacagcagcagcaggagaagaGTGGAGCTGCCCTGGACTTCAGCATGGATGTTTTGGATCTCAGCAAGAAGCCAACTGGCGGCGCATCACTGACACCCGCTGTTACGCCCACACCGACGCCCGCTGCAGTGGTTCCAGTGGCGCCCGGCGGCGTTGGAACACCTGACTTGGCCGCCGCCATtgagcagcaacagttgctcCTCGCGCAGCAGCAACTCTTTGGCGCTGGCGGAGAGTACATGCAACAGATATTCCGCAGCCTTATGTTCCAATCCCAGACGCCGGGATTCCCCTTCTTTCCCTTCATggctccgccgccgccgcaaGCCAATCCCGAGAAGCCACCGCTGGTGAGTCCACCAAGCCGCCTCAATCCCATGCCCGTGGGCGTTGGCGTCGGCGTGCCAGTGCCACCTGGTGGTCCCGTCAAGATGGTCATCAAGAATGGCGTCCTAATGCCCAAGCAGAAGCAGCGACGCTATCGCACCGAGCGCCCCTTTGCCTGTGAGCACTGCTCGGCGAGATTCACGCTGCGTTCGAACATGGAGCGCCACGtgaagcagcagcatccgcagTTCTACGCCCAGCGGCAGCGCAGTGGCCACCATGTCATGCGTGGCAGGGGCGCCTCCAgtgctgccgccgctgctgccgccgccgcagcagctgcagcagcagccatgGGCGGACCAGGATCCTCCGGTTCCGGCAGCAATCACCATCATGGCCATGGGCACGGTTCCCATGGACATGCTCCCATTTCGGAGCAGGTCAAGTACGCCATACTGGCGCAGCAGCTGAAGGCGCACAAGAACACCGATCTGCTGCAGCAGGCTTTGGCCCACGGCTCCAGCAGTGTGGCCGGCAATCCACTGCTGCATTTCGGCTACCCACTGACCAATCCCAGTCCGCTGCACAATGGCAGCCAGGGCAATGGCCAGGCCACGGCCATGGATGACGATGAGCCCAAGTTGATCATTGACGAGGATGAGAACGAGCATGATCATGAGATGGAAGCGGAAGCGGAGGACGTGGATGACTTCGAAGAGGATGAAGACGAGGAGGAGATGGATGAGCCCGAAGATGAGCCGGAGCTGATACTAGATGAGCAGCCGGCCGAAAAGGAAGCCGAGGAGGAACAGGAGCTGCCCAAGCCGCTCGACCTCTTGGCCTCCAAAGAGGCGGCACAAAAAATGGCCGAAACCATTCTGGAGCAGGCCATCAAGGCGGGCAAGCCATCGACTCCACCGCCCGCCAAGGAAAATGCACCGCCAGCCAATCCCATCGTGGCCACCACCATGCAGGAGCCAGCCACCACTCCACCCAGTAGCAATGCCAGCAGTTTGAAAACGATGATCGCTCAAGCCGAATCGGTGGGTAAGTCCCTCAAAGAAGTGGCCAGTTCGCCGTTCAAGGATGAGTCGCAGGACCTGGTGCCGGTGGCCAAGCTGGTGGACAATGCCACCAGCCAGAACATGGGCTTCAACAGCTATTTCCGACCCAGCGACGTGGCCAATCACATGGAGCAGAGCGACGAGGAGGGCCTGGTGGCCTCCGGCAGCGCCAGTGAGAGCAACAACAGTGGCACCGAGGACgtcaccagcagcagctccagcagcgAGCCCAAGAAGAAGTCCGCCTACAGCCTGGCGCCCAACCGTGTCTCCTGCCCCTACTGCCAGCGCATGTTCCCATGGAGCAGCTCGCTGCGCCGGCACATCCTTACCCACACCGGCCAGAAGCCGTTCAAGTGCTCGCACTGCCCGCTGCTGTTTACCACCAAGAGCAACTGCGATCGCCATCTGTTGCGCAAGCACGGCAATGTGGAGTCGGCCATGTCCGTGTATGTGCCCACTGAGGATGTGAGTGAACCGATACCCGTGCCCAAGTCCGTCGAGGAGAtcgagctggaggagcagcgaCGCCGCCAGGAGGCGGAGCGCgagaaggagctggagctggagcgcGAACGGGAGTTGGAACGGGAGCGTGAGCGAGAGCTGGAACGGGAGCGAGAGttggagaaggagaaggagcgcGAGCGCCAGCAGCTCATCCAAAAGCTGGCGGCTCAAATGaatgccgctgctgccgctgccgccgtcGCAGCCGCcaatggaagtggaagtggaaatgcaAGTGGAGCGAATGGACCGGCATCTGGAGCCATTGGAGATGCCATGGCTGGCGGAGATCTGCCCTACAAGTGCCACCTGTGCGAGGGCTCGTTTGGCGAGCGTGTGCAGTGCCTGGAGCACATCAAGCTGGCACACGCCCACGAGTTCGCCCTGCTCGTGGCCAAGGGCGCCATCGAGAACGAGCCGCTGGAGGCTAAtccccaccagcagcagcagcaccagcaggcGGTGCACTCCGATGACGAGGCAGCGAATGGCGTCAACAGAGGCAAATATCCCGACTACAGCAACCGCAAGGTGATCTGCGCCTTTTGCGTGCGCCGCTTCTGGTCGACGGAGGATCTGCGTCGCCACATGCGCACCCATTCCGGCGAGCGGCCATTCCAGTGCGACATCTGCCTGAGGAAGTTCACCCTCAAGCACAGCATGCTGCGGCACATGAAGAAGCACAGCGGCAGGGCACACAATGGAGATACACCCGGTTCCGATTGCTCCGACGACGAGCAGGTGAGCAGCCCGCCCAGCACACCGCTGCCCACTGTCCAGCACAACACGCCGGCCggcgccaacaacaacaatagctgccacaataacaacaataacaccaacaacaacaacaataacaacaacaacaacaacaagctgGGTCTGAAGCTGCACGACCTGCTGGACAAGGCCAGCGAGTGGCGGGCCAGTCGCCTGGGCGAGCACAAGGAGAACATGGGCGAGGCCACGCCCTCGGGAGCAGCAGTCGCCGGCTCGGATCTGATTGGCAATCTGCTGGGCATCAGCGACCAGGGCATTCTCAACAAGCTGCTCTCCTCCGCCGACGAGGCGGCCAAACTTCTGGGAGTGGACAACAAGTGA